One Triticum urartu cultivar G1812 unplaced genomic scaffold, Tu2.1 TuUngrouped_contig_6463, whole genome shotgun sequence genomic window, CTTTGTGGTGCAGGCCACCTGTGACATGAACACGCAGTATGCAGTGACGTGGCTCCCCACCGTCTCCCGGTTCCGCTGCTCAAGCTCGATGAGGTTGCGCAATAGTCGCCACGTCTCGCCGTCGATGTCCAGGACGGGGACCTCCAGAGTGCCGCCGCCGACCAGCTCCACGTCAAGAATGCAACGTAGGAGCCCCGGCTCGCTCATGGACCGATGCTTGAACGTCACACCTGCGAAGCTATACTCCGTCGCCGACCGCCATCGGCGCACAGACACGGGATTGACTCCGTTGACTATTGCAGTAGGCGAGACGGGGGGTGCAGGAGGCTTCAAGTGCATATGAAGAAGATGGAGAAGATTGCCCGGCACCATCAGCTCCGGCACCACCATAGCCGGCGATCCCACTATGTACTTCTGCACACTCATGAGAATGAGGGCGTACTCCGCAATTTCATTAATCACACGATCCTTTCCATCCGTAGTTGTCACCTCCCATATCTTCTCGAGCACGAAGAACGGTATCTGGTTCTCTGCAAGGAAGAAAACATCCCGGACCACCGCCAGTGCCTCGGCCCGGTTTGCCGACGGGACGCCGGCTTCTGCAGTCCCCGGTGCAACGCCTGCAGATTGTGTGCGTGCTCGGTGTGGGAGGCCGACTAGGCGGGAGATTATGTAGCAGCCGTCGAGGAGGAGCATGCGCACAAACTGCTCGCCTGTCATGTCATTAAACGTGTTGGCGTAACATTTCCTCACAGACTTCTCGAGGCATGTGAGCTCATTGATGTAGATGTCCACCGTCACGCCGGGTCTCTCCACCTTTGCCGCCGAGAGCATCAGTTGGAGGCTCGCGAGCTTGTCGTTCTCCATGGCAAGGTGCAGGTTCTTGCTCTGTGGCCGAGGGTAGTTGTACGGGCCGATGGCGACGTGGTTAGGGTCGTACTCGCTGCTGTCGACGTTGCGTGTGAGGTCGCGGACCTTGGCGATGATGATGGGACACGGAGGGCGCCCCCCGTCTCCGATCTGCGCCTTGGATAATTCCAGGGCCTCTAGTTCCTTTGTCAGCACATTGGCCACCTGAGGCATCTGTATAACGTGCGAGTCGCCGGAATCGCTAGCAGAGTGGCCTGCAGTCGAGGTCGATCAGTCACCAACAAAGTGTGATTAGTCAACTATATTTTGAATCTGATCAGTAAATGACAAAATTGAACAAAATGACATTAAGTTTTCTTGTCACCTGGCTGATCCATCTTGTTGCCAAAGAGTGATAAAGCCAATTGATTGTGGCTTATCGCGCCTACCAGAGTAGCAGTGGCAATTGCACTTCTGGAGTTCTG contains:
- the LOC125530648 gene encoding uncharacterized protein LOC125530648 is translated as MDQPGHSASDSGDSHVIQMPQVANVLTKELEALELSKAQIGDGGRPPCPIIIAKVRDLTRNVDSSEYDPNHVAIGPYNYPRPQSKNLHLAMENDKLASLQLMLSAAKVERPGVTVDIYINELTCLEKSVRKCYANTFNDMTGEQFVRMLLLDGCYIISRLVGLPHRARTQSAGVAPGTAEAGVPSANRAEALAVVRDVFFLAENQIPFFVLEKIWEVTTTDGKDRVINEIAEYALILMSVQKYIVGSPAMVVPELMVPGNLLHLLHMHLKPPAPPVSPTAIVNGVNPVSVRRWRSATEYSFAGVTFKHRSMSEPGLLRCILDVELVGGGTLEVPVLDIDGETWRLLRNLIELEQRNRETVGSHVTAYCVFMSQVACTTKDVELLWKKGIIVHSHGNNDEVAKCFADLCKGIQFNPNDPDCNYLRETCSKLEKRSQSYWRRWMAWLRRKYFSNPWLAVGLLAASIGLVCTVVQAVYSALSYKHGGN